The Roseomonas haemaphysalidis genome segment CCGAGAAGCCCATCTTCTCGATCACGTCCAGCTCGAAGGCCAGCCGCTCGCGGTACACCTTGCGGGTGTCCGGGTCGGGCGCCGTGCCCTGGGCATCCAGCCGGCCTTCCAGGCCACGCGCGGCCATGTCGCGCACCGTCTCGGCTTCCGTCATGCCGGGCTGCACCTTGGGGCAGATCGGCAGTTCCGGCTTGCGGTTTTCCGCCATGATGGCGCAGCGGCGGGCGATGGCCAGCGTGTTGTCGCAGGCTTCCGGCAGGTCCTGGAACAGCGTCCGCATGGCCTTGGCGGACTTGAAGTAGTGCTCGGCCGTCAGACGGCGGCGGTCCGGCTCGGCCAGGGTGCGCCCCTCGGCGATGCACAGCAGCGCGTCATGCGCCTCGTACATCTCGGGCTTGGCGAAATACACGTCGTTGGCGGCGACGATGGGCAGCGCCGCGGCATCAGCCAGCGCCAGCAGCGCCGCCTCCAGCCCCCGCTCCGTGGGCAGGCCGTGGCGCGTCAGCTCCACCGCCAGATTGTCGCGGAAGCTTTCCTTCAGCGCGTCCAGCAGCTGCGCCGCGGCGTCCCGCCGCCCTTCCAGCAACAGCCGCGCCAGCGGGCCCTGGGTGCCGCCGGTCAGCAGGAACACGCCCTCCGCGTGGTCCCGCAGCAGGTCCAGCGTGATGGACGGCTTGCCCGAGGCGTCATCCCGCAAAAAGCCATGCGAGGACAGGCGCTGGACGTTCTCCAGACCGCGGGCGTTCATGGCCAGCGCCACCACCGGGTCGGGCAGCAGGCGGGCGGCCTCCGGCCGGTCGTCGGTGGCCGAGCGGGCCAGCATCAGCTGGCACCCCAGGATGGGCTGCACGCCCTTGCCGGCGCAGTAGCCAGAAAATTCCAGCGCCCCGAACATGTTGGCGGTGTCGGTTAGCGCCAGGGCCGGCATGCCGGCCTCCTTGGCCAGAGCCGCCAGCTTGTCGATCTTGATGGCCCCTTCCGCCAGGGAATAGGCCGAATGGGTATGCAGGTGGACAAAGGAACCGGACATGCCTGCCTTATAGCATGCCCGGCCCCGGGTGCGCGCTATTCGACCGGCGCGACCAGCCCTTCCCACAGCGTCACCACCCGGTCCATGCGCCGGGCGAGGTCCGGATTGTGGGTGGCGATCAGCGCCCCCACGCCCGCGCCCCGCACAGCGGCCAGCAGTTCCTCGAACACCCGGTCGGAGGTGCCGACGTCCAGGTTGCCCGTGGGCTCGTCCGCCAGCAGCAGGCCGGGGCGGTTGGCCAGGGCGCGGGCGATGGCCACGCGCTGCTGCTCGCCACCCGACAGCCGCCCGGGCCGGTGCTGCTCCCGCCCCGCCAGCCCGAACGAGGCCAGCAGCTCACACGCGCGTGCCTCGGCCGCCGCCTTGGCGGTGCCGATGGCCATCTGCGGCAGCACCACGTTTTCCAGCGCGGTGAATTCCGGCAGCAGGTGGTGGAACTGGTACACAAAGCCGATGGACCGGCCACGCAACGCGCTGCGGGCATTGTCGGAAAGCCCAGCCGTGTCCTGGCCATCGATCAGCACCCGCCCGGAATCGGGCTTTTCCAGCAGCCCGGCCAGATGCAGCAGGGTGGACTTGCCCGTGCCGGACGGTGCCACCAGGGCGACGATCTCGCCGGCATGGATGTCGAGGTCGGCGCCGCGCAGCACCGGCAGCTCGCCCGCCTCGGTACGGAACGAGCGGGCGACGCTGTTGAGCCGCAGGCGCGGCGGGTGGTCACTCATTGCGCAGGGCCTCCACCGGGTCGATCCGCGCGGCGCGCCAGGAGGGGTAGAGCGTGGCCAGCAGCGACAGCACCAGGCCCATCACGACCACCTGCGTCACCTCGTTGGCGTCCACGATGGCGGGCAGCCGCGTCAGGAAATACACCTCCGGGCTGAACAGCTGGGTGCCGGTCAACGACTGCAGCGCCTGCCGGATGCGCTCGATGTTCAGGCAGAACACGAGCCCGATGCCGAAGCCGATCAGCGTGCCAAGAATGCCGATGGAAGCGCCGCACAGCAGGAAGATGCGCATGATGGCGCCGCTGCTGGCCCCCATGGTGCGCAGGATGGCGATGTCGCGCCCCTTGTCCTTCACCAGCATGATCAGCGAGGAGATGATGTTGAAAGCGGCGACGACGATGATCAGCGTCAGGATCAGGAACATCACGTTCCGCTCCACCTGCACGGCGGCGAAGAAGGAGCTGTTGCTGGCCTGCCAGTCGATGACGCGGAACGGCATGGGCGAGAGCGTGCGCTGGATCTCCTGCGTCACCTGCCGCACCTGGTCCGGGTTGATGGCGAAGATCTCGATCTGCGACACGGCGCCGGGCATCTGGAAGTAGAGCTGCGCCGCCGACAGCGGCATGAAGACGTAGCCGCTGTCGTATTCGTTCATGCCCGTGTCGAACAGGGCCGCGATAGTATAAGTCTTCAGGCGCGGCACCATGCCGATCACGGTGGTGCGGCCCTGCGGGCTGACCATCGTCACCTTGCCGCCGACGCGCAGCTGCAGCTTCTGCGCCAGCCGCGCGCCGATGATGATGCTGTCCTCACCCCCGAACTGCGCCAGGTCGCCGGCCACGATGTTGCCGGCCAGGATCGGCCGGGCGCGCAGGTCCTCGGGCCGGATGCCGCGGGCGAAGCCGCCGGTGGCGCCGCCGCCCTCGCTGGTCAGCAGCACCTGCCCCTCCACCACCGGCGCGGCCGAGACGATGCCGGGCAGGCCGCGCACGCGCGCCAGGATGCTGTCGAAATCCCGCAGCCCGCCACCGTCGGCGGCATAGATGCCGAGGTGGCCGTTCAATCCCAGGATGCGGCCCAGCAGTTCTTGCCGGAAGCCGTTCATCACGGACATGACGATGATCAGCGTCGCCACACCCAGCGCGATGCCGACCAGCGAGAAGGTGGCGATCACGGACACGAAGCGCTCGCCCTTGCGCGCCCGCAGATAGCGGAAGGCGACGGTGCGCTCAAAGGCGCCGAACATGGGCGTCAGCCCCCCTGGATGTGGCGCAGCGCCTCTTCGAGCGAGCATTCCATCCGCTCGCCCGTCGCGCGGCGCTTCAGTTCGATCTTCTCGTTGGCGGCACCGCGCGGGCCGATGATGGCCTGCCAGGGATAGCCCGCAAGGTCGGCATCATTGAACTTCACGCCCGCGCGGTCGGGGCGGTCGTCATACAGGGCCTCGTCCGGCAGGGCGGCGTAGAGCTTCTCGCACAGCATGTCGGTGGCCAGGTCGCCCGGCTTCAGGTTCAGGATGGCGACGCGGAAGGGCGCCACCGCATCCGGCCACTTGATGCCGGCCTCGTCGTGGTTGGCCTCGATGATGGCGCCCAGCAGGCGGGACACGCCGATGCCGTAGGAGCCCATTTGTGGCGTCACGGGCTGGCCGTCCGGGCCGGTCACGGACAGGCCCATCGCCTTGGAATACTTCTCGCCGAAGTAGAAGATGTGGCCGACCTCGATGCCGCGGGCCGAGACCTGCTGCTCGGCCGGGATGGCATTCCAGGCGGCCTCGTCGTGCATCTCGTCGGTGGCGGCGTAGCGGCTGGTCCAGAAGTCGACCGTGGGGTCCAGGCTGCCGTCGTAGTCGGGCTTCTGGGCCAGCACGTCGAACTCCAGCAGGTCCTTGTGCAGGTAGACCTGGCTCTCGCCCGTCTCGGCCAGGATGATGAACTCGTGGGACAGGTCGCCGCCGATCGGGCCGGTGTCGGCGCGCATCGGGATGGCCTTCAGGCCCATGCGGGCGAAGGTCCGCAGATAGGCCACGAACATCTTCTTGTAGGCGAGCCGCGCGGCCTCCGCGTCCAGGTCGAAGGAATAGGCGTCCTTCATCAGGAACTCGCGGCCGCGCATGACGCCGAAGCGGGGGCGCACCTCGTCCCGGAACTTCCACTGGATGTGGTACAGGTTGCGCGGCAGGTCGCGGTACGACTTGGCGAAGCCCTTGAAGATGTCGGTGACCATCTCCTCGTTGGTCGGGCCGAACAGCATCTCGCGCTCGTGGCGGTCGGTGATGCGCAGCATCTCCTTGCCATAGTCGTCGTAGCGGCCGGACTGCTTCCATAGCTCGGCGCTCTGGATCGTTGGCATCAGGATTTCCTGGGCGCCCGCGGCGTCCTGCTCCTCCCGCACGATCTGCTCCACCTTCTTCAGCACGCGCAGGCCCAGCGGCAGCCACGCATAGATGCCGGCGCTGGTCTGCCGGATCATGCCGGCGCGCAGCATCAGCTTGTGGGAAGCGATCGCCGCCTCGGCGGGGATTTCCTTGAGGGTCGGCAGGAAGGCGCGGGAAAGGCGCAAGGTCTGGCTCCGGTCCAAAGCAGTGGCGCGGAACCTAGGCGGGATTGCAGGCCGATGCCAGGGAGCGGGGCCACTCCTCCGACCTGCATGCTGCACCGCAATAAAAATACGCCGCAGCCGCTCAAATTATAACTTTGTTCGATTCCGCTTGGAATGTGCTTACCGAAGCGATACAAATCCACCCAACAAAAAAAAGGCCGCACCGAAGTGCGGCCGAGTTTAGGGAGGAAACGCCAGTCACACGGCAG includes the following:
- a CDS encoding ABC transporter ATP-binding protein, with translation MSDHPPRLRLNSVARSFRTEAGELPVLRGADLDIHAGEIVALVAPSGTGKSTLLHLAGLLEKPDSGRVLIDGQDTAGLSDNARSALRGRSIGFVYQFHHLLPEFTALENVVLPQMAIGTAKAAAEARACELLASFGLAGREQHRPGRLSGGEQQRVAIARALANRPGLLLADEPTGNLDVGTSDRVFEELLAAVRGAGVGALIATHNPDLARRMDRVVTLWEGLVAPVE
- a CDS encoding lipoprotein-releasing ABC transporter permease subunit, which gives rise to MFGAFERTVAFRYLRARKGERFVSVIATFSLVGIALGVATLIIVMSVMNGFRQELLGRILGLNGHLGIYAADGGGLRDFDSILARVRGLPGIVSAAPVVEGQVLLTSEGGGATGGFARGIRPEDLRARPILAGNIVAGDLAQFGGEDSIIIGARLAQKLQLRVGGKVTMVSPQGRTTVIGMVPRLKTYTIAALFDTGMNEYDSGYVFMPLSAAQLYFQMPGAVSQIEIFAINPDQVRQVTQEIQRTLSPMPFRVIDWQASNSSFFAAVQVERNVMFLILTLIIVVAAFNIISSLIMLVKDKGRDIAILRTMGASSGAIMRIFLLCGASIGILGTLIGFGIGLVFCLNIERIRQALQSLTGTQLFSPEVYFLTRLPAIVDANEVTQVVVMGLVLSLLATLYPSWRAARIDPVEALRNE
- the proS gene encoding proline--tRNA ligase produces the protein MRLSRAFLPTLKEIPAEAAIASHKLMLRAGMIRQTSAGIYAWLPLGLRVLKKVEQIVREEQDAAGAQEILMPTIQSAELWKQSGRYDDYGKEMLRITDRHEREMLFGPTNEEMVTDIFKGFAKSYRDLPRNLYHIQWKFRDEVRPRFGVMRGREFLMKDAYSFDLDAEAARLAYKKMFVAYLRTFARMGLKAIPMRADTGPIGGDLSHEFIILAETGESQVYLHKDLLEFDVLAQKPDYDGSLDPTVDFWTSRYAATDEMHDEAAWNAIPAEQQVSARGIEVGHIFYFGEKYSKAMGLSVTGPDGQPVTPQMGSYGIGVSRLLGAIIEANHDEAGIKWPDAVAPFRVAILNLKPGDLATDMLCEKLYAALPDEALYDDRPDRAGVKFNDADLAGYPWQAIIGPRGAANEKIELKRRATGERMECSLEEALRHIQGG